The following are from one region of the Rhizobium sullae genome:
- a CDS encoding MerR family transcriptional regulator: MKKITIGDAARQSGVKVPTIRYYESIGLLAVPSRSEGNQRSYEHADIRRLAFIRHARELGFEVGSIRTLLALQDDPDQSCASADAIAKARLIEVEQRIRSLMALKAELEIMVEGCGHGRVDQCRVIEVLADHGQCMHPHH; encoded by the coding sequence ATGAAAAAGATCACGATCGGCGATGCGGCTCGCCAGAGCGGGGTGAAGGTTCCGACGATCCGCTATTACGAAAGCATCGGGCTGCTGGCGGTACCCAGCCGCAGCGAGGGCAACCAGCGCTCCTATGAGCATGCCGATATCCGTCGGCTTGCCTTCATCCGCCATGCCCGCGAACTCGGCTTCGAGGTCGGTTCCATCCGAACCTTGCTGGCGCTGCAGGACGACCCCGATCAATCCTGCGCCTCGGCCGATGCGATCGCCAAAGCCAGGCTCATCGAGGTCGAGCAGCGCATACGCAGCCTGATGGCGTTGAAAGCCGAGCTGGAGATCATGGTTGAAGGCTGCGGCCACGGCCGGGTGGATCAGTGCCGGGTCATAGAAGTCCTTGCCGATCACGGCCAGTGCATGCACCCGCACCATTGA
- a CDS encoding erythromycin esterase family protein gives MTLLELKPNQADGVAHAIRHACQLLPDPINMIEFGAFFDPYVDGSKVVLLGEATHGTAEFYRARAAITRNLIENHGFNIIAVEADWPDAERIDRHVRHRNARIYDAESFIRFPDWMWRNAEFEQFVSWLRSYNESLEPNRRVEFRGVDIYSLNSSIKAVLDYLQRIDPDEAMEARRRYACLTPWQERPAAYARAILSGVQEECEPAVVAQLQELLTRELDYAAADGEDFLDAAQNARIVATAEHYYRAMYRSSNDSWNLRDKHMFETLQRLMEHRPDARVVVWAHNSHIGNAAATAMGWDGQFNIGELARIAYGDEALLVGFGTDRGTVAAADDWDQPAKIKIVIPSRPDSYERVFRQTAIPRSLTDLRGTRDRAVREILSERRLERAIGVVYRPDSEFYSHYFEAVLPEQFDCYLWFEETKAVNPLAAVRPQGVPETYPFGL, from the coding sequence GTGACTCTCCTGGAGCTTAAACCGAATCAAGCGGACGGCGTCGCGCATGCCATCCGACATGCATGCCAGCTCCTGCCTGATCCCATCAATATGATTGAATTCGGCGCTTTCTTCGATCCTTACGTCGACGGTTCGAAAGTCGTTCTCCTCGGCGAGGCAACGCATGGCACGGCGGAGTTCTACCGGGCGCGCGCGGCAATAACCCGTAACCTCATCGAAAATCACGGCTTCAACATCATCGCCGTCGAAGCCGATTGGCCCGATGCAGAGCGTATCGACCGCCATGTGCGCCATCGGAACGCGCGGATCTACGATGCCGAGTCCTTTATACGTTTTCCGGATTGGATGTGGCGCAATGCCGAATTCGAGCAGTTCGTCTCGTGGCTGCGCAGCTATAATGAGAGCCTTGAGCCGAACCGGCGCGTCGAATTCCGTGGCGTGGATATTTATTCGCTGAACAGCTCGATCAAGGCGGTGCTCGATTATCTCCAGCGCATCGACCCCGACGAGGCGATGGAAGCCCGCCGCCGTTACGCCTGCCTGACGCCCTGGCAGGAGCGGCCCGCGGCTTATGCCCGTGCCATCCTTTCCGGCGTTCAGGAGGAATGCGAACCGGCCGTCGTCGCCCAATTGCAGGAACTGCTCACCCGCGAGCTCGACTATGCCGCCGCTGACGGCGAGGACTTTCTCGATGCGGCTCAAAATGCGCGTATCGTCGCGACGGCCGAACACTACTACCGGGCGATGTACCGCAGCAGCAACGATTCCTGGAATCTGCGCGACAAGCACATGTTCGAAACGCTCCAGAGATTGATGGAACACCGGCCAGACGCAAGGGTCGTCGTGTGGGCCCACAACTCGCACATCGGCAACGCCGCTGCGACCGCCATGGGCTGGGATGGCCAGTTCAACATCGGGGAGCTTGCCCGGATTGCTTATGGCGACGAGGCCCTTCTCGTCGGCTTCGGGACGGACCGCGGTACGGTAGCCGCCGCCGATGATTGGGATCAACCGGCGAAGATCAAGATCGTCATCCCGTCGCGTCCGGACTCTTACGAGCGTGTTTTCCGGCAGACCGCGATACCGAGATCGCTGACCGATCTGCGGGGAACCCGGGATCGGGCAGTGCGCGAAATCTTGTCGGAACGGCGGCTGGAGCGCGCCATTGGCGTCGTTTACAGGCCGGACAGCGAATTCTACAGCCACTATTTCGAAGCAGTGCTTCCGGAGCAGTTCGACTGCTACCTTTGGTTTGAAGAAACAAAGGCCGTAAATCCGCTTGCCGCCGTGCGTCCGCAAGGCGTACCCGAAACCTATCCGTTCGGACTGTGA
- a CDS encoding phosphoribosyltransferase has protein sequence MQNTPRFRNRADAGRKLAEAIGSRSDDPVVLGLPRGGVPVAFELARCLHAPLDILLVRKIGAPGYPEYAIGAVVDGQNPQRVMNEDVFAFCGASLDYFEKEATRQLEEIERRRKIYLGDRPPTDLANRSVILVDDGIATGASVKVALKALRQAEAGHVTLAVPVAPWMVIEELKAEVDEVFCLSAPEDLQAVSLHYDHFDQTSDSEVTALLAAAAEYGDVPKS, from the coding sequence ATGCAGAACACCCCACGCTTTCGCAATCGCGCCGACGCGGGCAGAAAGCTCGCCGAAGCCATCGGCTCACGAAGCGATGACCCGGTTGTGCTCGGTCTACCGCGCGGCGGCGTTCCCGTCGCGTTCGAACTCGCGCGTTGCCTGCACGCACCCCTCGATATTCTGCTTGTCCGCAAGATCGGGGCGCCCGGCTATCCGGAATACGCCATCGGCGCCGTAGTCGACGGACAGAATCCGCAACGCGTGATGAACGAAGATGTCTTCGCCTTTTGCGGTGCGTCGCTCGATTATTTCGAAAAGGAGGCAACTCGCCAGCTCGAAGAGATAGAGAGGCGCCGGAAAATCTATCTCGGCGATCGCCCTCCGACTGACCTTGCGAACCGGAGCGTCATTCTCGTCGACGATGGTATCGCCACGGGCGCATCGGTGAAGGTCGCATTAAAGGCACTGCGACAAGCGGAGGCAGGCCATGTCACGCTTGCAGTTCCGGTCGCACCGTGGATGGTAATCGAGGAGCTGAAAGCGGAAGTCGATGAAGTCTTCTGCCTGTCCGCACCTGAGGACCTGCAGGCAGTCAGCCTTCACTACGACCATTTCGACCAGACCAGCGATAGTGAAGTCACCGCGCTGCTTGCGGCGGCGGCCGAATACGGTGACGTCCCGAAAAGCTGA